Genomic window (Gadus macrocephalus chromosome 13, ASM3116895v1):
TCCTCGATGGAGCCCTCGCGGCCGTCCAGGTCCTCGTCCTCCGGGCGGGCGCGGCGGAACAGGCAGGGCACGTGCTTGCCCAGCTCCTCGCGGATCTGCCTGTTGAGGCAGCCGTAGAAGAAGGGGTTTGAGGTGAAGCAGAAGTAGCCGATCCAGGtgaccacctcctccagggaggccagggcggcggggggggtggCCGCCACCGCCGAGTACAGGTGGAAGGAGAAGTAGGGCAGCCAGCAGCAGAGGAACTGGCCGCCCACGGCCGCCAGCACGGCCGCCGCCTTGCCCCCGCCGAAGGAGGACCTGTGCGGGGTGGCGCGGCCCGTGCCCGTGCCCGACCCCGAGCTGGTCACCATGGTGGAGCGGCTGCTGATGGACTCCAGCCGCTGGCGGCGGGGCGTGTCCATCCAGGTGGGCAGGGGCCCGCGGTGCATGGCGGCCACGCGGGCCACCTTGAACATGTTGCAGTACACCACCAGGATGAGCAGCAGCGGGCACAGGAAGTACACCAGCGTGAAGAGGACCATGAACACCAGGCGGTTGGAGCCCCCCACCGTCCAGTGCAGCGAGCACCGCCTGTGGCCCCCCGGGGACGGCGCCGGGGGGCCCCcgggcccgccgccgccgccaccgcctcctccggccccgccggccgccgccacccccacccccaccccgcccccgtCCAGCAGAGGGCCCCGGCCGCCCTGCAGGAGCCAGGCCACCAGGGGCAGGACGGACATGGCCAGGGCCTTGACCCAGATCCCCACCAGCACCGAGGCCACCAGGCCCACGGTCATCTTCACCTCGTAGCGCATGGGGTGGATGACGTAGTAGTAGCGCTCCACGTTGATGGCGGAGATGGAGAGGATGGCGGCGCTCACCAGGCACACGCTGAGGAAGAGGTAGCTGCGGCACAGCGCCTCCCCGAAGAAGGGCCGGCCGGAGAGCATCCCCAGGGGCATCAGCACCAGCGCGGCCAGCAGGTCCACCGAGCACAGGTGGAAGACGAACGCAAACTTGTGGAGCTGCGGCGCCTTGGCGATCACGGCCATGACGGCGCCGTTGCCCACCACGGCCAGCAGGTCCATGAGCAGCATGGCCAGCAGGGCTAGGCAGTGGGAGAGCGCCCAGTCCTGCGCGGGGGGCACCAGCGAGGCGGACATGTTGGAGGCGGAGTGTGCGTGCGGAGGgctgtgtgaggaggagttCCACGAGGGCTCCATCGAGGCGCGAGGCGGGGCAGGCGCGAGGCGGGATCCGTCACAGGCCCATCACCCATCCTTCACAGCCGGGGAGCTTGGGGTGTGGAGACGAGGTCAGCAGCGTCCCCCCGGTGAGGGGAGCCTGATCCGAGGCACGGTGATCTGGGTCTCTGGGACACATCTACAAAGACTGCTGTCTCCAGAGCGGTCAGAGTAGACCCtgaggagagagcgggagaagaACAAGAGGATTGTCATCTGTTTGCAGCGAGGGAATGGTTCTGTTTGGTATCGTCCCCCTCGGAACAGAGAGGGAATAAGTCATCCACGCTTCTATCTAGGGTCCACCTGAAATCTGTCGTGGGAGCCGAGTGCACAGGAGCCATCCAACTGAGTGTTTGTTGCCATCAGTGTATCGTTCGGAAACAGCAAAAATACATCGGTTCAGTTATTCTTGGGAAAGCTGCGCAGGAAATCAGGTTAAATCTATTTAAAGCACACATCCTGTCAATGCATGAAGCGCGAGCTAATTCCTGCACATAATCCTATTACTCTAAAGCCATTTTCATTACCATTAATAATAGCTACCATTGAAAACGAATTTCCAGCCTCGGAATTGTACTAACgcagtcactgtgtgtgtggtgtgtgtggtttcagTTCCAACAGGTGAACTCTTCATGTTTCTTCATGTATGTATTTTTACCAAACGCTAGTATGAAGATGGGTTGTCCTAGGTTTGAGTTGAACCCAGCCGCCCTCCTACCTTCAACAACAAGGTTGAGTGGGGTCACAGGGGCCAACGGCATGTCGAAGAAAAACAAACAGTCCTCTATGGAGGTGGcggctttgtgtatgtgtgagtgtgtgtctatgtgtgtgtgggcatgtgtgcgtgcatgcgtgtgtgcgggccggtgtgtccgcgtgtgcgtgcgtgtgtgcatagcCAATCACCATGATACATGTGGTCATGTTTTGGTGTACCGGTTGTAAAAATACAAATCATTAGGAGACAATTTAACGAGGCACGGTTTCCACAATCAGAACAATACATCCCAGCTCCTATACATGACAGCTGCTCGGGGAGCAATGGTGTCCGTCACGTTGGATGACTGGATCCTCTGTGATCAATGGACCTAATTCTCCCAAGCCTATCTGTTCACCCTCGCCTGGCGTAGTCATGTATTAACGCCTACTCATTCATCCATCAATCATTTATACATCACACTGATTCTACAACACCGGAGCCCTGACAACACTGTTCTAATCCCAGGCTGGCAAACAGATTCACTCCGCTGAGCTTCCACACTACGTGGAAGGAGAACCAGGTAGAGGAGAAGTAAGCatgtagataaaaaaaaaacaaagagcatgacagaaacagagagtgtgagggggagatagagagggagagagagaaggggggatatagatagagggagagagaaagagagagagatagcacgAGAACACTCGATCAGAAGGCGCGATTAATCCTGGTATAGCCAGAAACTACAGCATTGGTTGTTATGGTCTTTTTGGTTTTGAGGCTACGACTGAGAGCCGGTTTAGCAGGCAGCAGAGTGAGGTGGACGGCGGAGATGAAGCACGGTATACCTTGTGAATGGTGGTGAGGTAGTTCCCGCTGAAATAACCTGCTCTTCTTACCATCTCGCCGTAGACCTGGTTCCTCCTCTTGGAAAACCACCGCCAGCAGAGGTTTGTTCAGGACCAAGCCGTGGAGAGGACGAGAAGGAGAAAATGCTGGCTCCCTTTTTTTGATGATATAAATGCTTACACAGAgatgctccctctcctctctctctctctctctctctctctctctctctctctctctctctctctctctctctctctctctctctctctcccatacacacaaacactgactgCAGAGATGGAGCAGGAGGCAGCGAGTAAATGGGTACCAGAGCAACTGGCCACCCAGGGTCCTAGTGCATGCGTATTCCTTATATTGGAATAGTTTGATTCTTTACATTTTTAGGGAAGTGCGTCAATACGAATAAGAATTCAAAGCCATGCAAAATTGCAATAGCGTCAAATACGTTTAGCCCACAATGGATGATACGGATGAGCAACATCTGTACAGATTCAACAACTGTGCTAACTTAACCCTCATTTTCTGAGCTAAAATCTCGCCTTCAATGttacttgtgcatgtgtgtgtctattctaCATAGAACGGAACACATTCAGCTAACCATACGTGTAATGatcattttcatattttaaCATAGAAACACGTCCACTGTCCTTCCGTCTCAGTTCACCATATTTATAAATCAATGGTCATTTTAACTGAGGTAAAACAATTTAGAAAATGGGCCACAGCCACCTCCGTAGGTGGCTTCATCAAACTGGGGCAATTGCTGATTCTCCTGTTGCCACGGAGATCTTTCTTCACATACAGTCTTGTCTCGTTACAATTTCCAAGGTGGACAATGAAACGttaaatgttatatttaatgTGACCGCAATAACTCCGCTGAAGGAGCAAACACACATATCCCTTGTTCCGCATcgctttcattcattcatcctccGTTCCAAATAAAGGTTTGCGCGCATGCAAAGCCTTGTATGTCGATATTCATTATGCATATTCAGTGCATGTTTTATTGTATTCCGAAAACATGCACTGATGATAACATCACATGATAATGAACGCTCAGTGCTTCAAGTGAAGTGATCTCCATGTATGCCTGTGTACGTGTAtgtctacgtgtgtgcgtgcgtgcgtgcttgtgtttgtgtgcgtgcgtgtgtgtgtgtgtgtgtgtgtgtgtgtgtgtgtgtgtgtgtgtgtgtgtgtttgtgcgtgtgtgcgcgcgtatctgtgcatgcctgcgtgcatgcatgcttgtgtgtgtgtgtgtgtgtgtgtgtgtgtgtgtgtgtgtgtgtgtgtgtgtgtgtgtgtgtgtgtgtgtgtgtgtgtgtgtgtgtgtgtgtgtgtgtgtgtgtgtgtgtgcgtgtgcatgcacaaGCGTCTATTTATGAGTATGTATCAGGTGTTGACTCATGACAAAAATAGAAGATTCGTCTCTCTCCGCAGCGCCAATCACTGCCGCCACAAATACAatggtttccatggcaacctTCAAAATAGATTCAGCATCCTGGCTCAGAAATAGCGATGGCATTCTGCCCTTACCCCGTGCAGCccctgctttaaaaaaaaaaacaccagctaTCCAAAAATACCCATAGCAAATGCTCTCATTAATGCAATCACGCAATTACAGTTACCGAAAACACAATTACAGCATAGCACATGTTCGAGTGGAATTTGAATTCACTGAAAGCCTGGGGATGTATAGAAGCCATTAACCTGCTGTTGATATTAAATTATATGAAAGCCGGCAGCCCACCCAGGAACAAAAAGACATAAAGGTGTATGTTTCCCTGGCACGCTACATGCTGACCACCGAATGAAACTGACCAAATATCTGACCCAATGCAATAGAAGGGACACAATGTAGACCTATGCAATGTACAGGAATTAAACAAGCAGGAATAATGTGACCTTTTAGCCTAGCTTGCAGagggtaaaatgcatgaaagGGGTTTATTTGATGCTGTAGAAAGATTCTGATGAGTAAGATGGATGAAGGATGTAGCCTATAGGAGGCATTGAAAGTGGGGGGTCCGAAATCGCTATGGATTGAGCCTTATAGGCAGTCCAGCAGAGCACTGAAAAGCTAAAGTTGTGCTCCCTTTAGCAAAACACATAtttaacatttgtatttttGCCATGGGTTAATTGTAATTTACAGTGTGTTGATCTGATATCTTAGCAATTGTTTGTCACTCATGGCATTATACTCTCTTATCAAATGCTATTTATTTATAAGTTTGTTTGATTACTttctttattacattttttgtcaTAATTTTTGAGGCCTCACCTTTttgtatatcttttttttattactttttttaatgtatttttttctatcTACCGCATTTAGATTAGATCCTTGATTACACAAAACATGTTATGCCAAAATCAAAAAATGGTAACAAGCTAACTTTATTCTGTGAAGTCCACTTCATAATTAGCCAGAAACCGAATACTTAATGTAGGCTACATAAAGACAAGTTTGCGTCGATAGCTCAATTGACAACGTTCAAATTTCCATTCCAAAATTGCTCCATAAAGCTCAAAAACCCCACCGAAATGCTGTAAGATGAATGATACACTCTTGATTCGGACTTCCATTGACCCTGACTGATGGGCCTTCGTGAAGCGCGGGGTAACCCCAAGTGACTGTCCTATAGtgttaatttattcatttattaacaTTGGCATATAGAGTAGTACAGTATATTTAATGAGTATCCCTTGTATAACACAGTATTACATAGAGTAGCCTATCTTTAATTCTTATTTCATTACACGGCAGCCCTTTAAATCGTATTGAGAGAGAGTGGTGTAATGACCTAAGTAATCCATGAGAGGGAGCTCTAGCAATTCACGTGTTTTTGGTTGAAATCATGACTAGCCGTTTggcaaaaaaaatcataaaacaTAGAcctataatatataggtatagGTTCAATATATATGGTCCATTCAGTCAATTCGATGTCACAAACCTCAAAACTCAGGTTATCTTACTATGCTATTGATATAAACATTTTCTCTTTGTCTTTTATAAATGAGTACACCTATTAATACAAAATATTAGAATCACATAGATTTAAAATCCTTAACCATTCAAATGACTCCCGATGAGCATCAATGAGGACAGACATAAATCTAATGCCTCCAGATGATGTCAAGATATCCTTTGAGTTGCCCATGACTTTACACCGGTTTACATGcgcgcacccacgcacacacgcgcacacacgcacactcacacacacacacatgcacacacacgcacacgcacacgcacacacacacacacacacacacacacacacacacacactgtttggtTATGTTCCTTTATAAG
Coding sequences:
- the LOC132471082 gene encoding G-protein coupled receptor 61-like, with product MEPSWNSSSHSPPHAHSASNMSASLVPPAQDWALSHCLALLAMLLMDLLAVVGNGAVMAVIAKAPQLHKFAFVFHLCSVDLLAALVLMPLGMLSGRPFFGEALCRSYLFLSVCLVSAAILSISAINVERYYYVIHPMRYEVKMTVGLVASVLVGIWVKALAMSVLPLVAWLLQGGRGPLLDGGGVGVGVAAAGGAGGGGGGGGGPGGPPAPSPGGHRRCSLHWTVGGSNRLVFMVLFTLVYFLCPLLLILVVYCNMFKVARVAAMHRGPLPTWMDTPRRQRLESISSRSTMVTSSGSGTGTGRATPHRSSFGGGKAAAVLAAVGGQFLCCWLPYFSFHLYSAVAATPPAALASLEEVVTWIGYFCFTSNPFFYGCLNRQIREELGKHVPCLFRRARPEDEDLDGREGSIEENFLQFLQGTGCNLEPPDSQGTSSPKGEACRPTVHAQATQAPQAVPIDFRIPGQIAEDTAEFTESEHVKKNNHIIKDS